In the Malus domestica chromosome 16, GDT2T_hap1 genome, one interval contains:
- the LOC139193145 gene encoding uncharacterized mitochondrial protein AtMg00860-like: MHLNDIEKTTFRTHDGHYEFLVMPFGLTNALTTFQCLMNEILRPYLRRLILVFFDDILVYSSSWESHLTHLRVVFQLLKEHTLFVKKSKCAFGQSIVEYLGHILSKDGVAVDPCKLEAIANWPVPTSVKALQGFLGLTRYYRKFILGFGKIISPLTVLTKKDNFHWTPEATTAFNQLKTAILSPHVLGLPDFTQPFIIESDASGFGIGTVLQ; this comes from the coding sequence ATGCATTTAAATGACATCGAGAAAACGACTTTCCGAACACACGATGGGCATTATGAGTTTCTGGTTATGCCTTTTGGCTTAACCAATGCTCTAACAACATTTCAGTGTCTCATGAATGAGATTCTCAGGCCCTATCTTCGAAGGCTTATTCTGGTTTTCTTTGATGATATTCTTGTTTATAGCAGTTCTTGGGAATCTCACTTGACTCATCTTCGAGTGGTTTTTCAGTTGTTAAAAGAACACACCTTGTTTGTGAAGAAATCCAAGTGTGCTTTTGGACAATCTATAGTGGAATATCTTGGTCACATTCTCTCTAAGGATGGGGTTGCAGTTGATCCATGTAAACTGGAAGCCATTGCAAATTGGCCCGTACCTACATCAGTAAAGGCACTTCAAGGATTTTTAGGATTGACAAGGTATTATAGGAAGTTTATTCTTGGTTTTGGAAAGATCATCAGTCCCCTAACAGTTTTAACTAAGAAAGATAATTTCCATTGGACTCCAGAGGCAACCACTGCATTTAATCAGTTGAAGACAGCTATACTTTCTCCACATGTGTTGGGACTTCCTGATTTTACACAGCCATTTATTATTGAGAGTGATGCATCTGGATTTGGGATTGGCACTGTGTTACAATAG